The Pedobacter mucosus genome window below encodes:
- a CDS encoding SusC/RagA family TonB-linked outer membrane protein produces the protein MTKKSVPAATGTLCMQQNCTGSNFSGFNYFTENQLSNLNQFKCMDFYTLKRPVLFMKLTAILLLSFILQGSASTFAQRISITARNVPVSDIFKMITKQSGYDFIYNDYDLKPGKKISIRLQQANINSAMDLCLKDQNLTYLIRDKTIIIKKKEKSLFETLSGFFSLDVTLSGTVLSEEGSGLPNVNIRIKGGRVITVSNAAGDFSIAVPEGTVLEFASIGYKTQELVIRKNASKFIVRLAQDVSKLDEVAVQAYGKGSQRLATSNISKISGEELNKQPVNNIFQAVEGRIPGMVVSQNTGVPGARLSIQIRGRANFDSSLSSDQPLFIIDGVPVAAGNDKVNVNVGPFGAATSDGLSAFAGLNAADIESIDVLKDADATAIYGSRGANGVILITTKKGRPGKLKISATVYSGVSNVSSLPKMMNTQQYLEMRNEAFANDNIVKTNANAYDVLLWDNNRYTDFAELLVGNSAKTNDAQVTFSGGDKNTQYRLGGGYHKDGTVWPGEKSSDRASVSFNLHSATENQKFSIDFSGLYSITNSDLVGGDLAGAVTLPPNFRLYDAKGNLAWNEGGYDGKDNPLSQLNLIYRSNMNSINANTVLNYKITRDLTIRSSFGYNSTITDDKRLMPLSSQNPNKPNLGGLSLLGNSVFRNWIAEPQAEYTKKISKGTLNVLLGATYNSRNTSSLQGRGTGYTSDDLLESLGAAQTVTITNTASTYKYQAFFGRINYNWDQKYIINLTGRRDGSSRFGPESRFSSFGAGGAAWIFSSEDYFKNSRVLSYGKLRASYGVTGNDQIGEYAYLDSYTNGPTYGDSTTLAPGKLYNPKLHWERNIKAELGLELGFLKDRILFTASVYQNVSSDPLVTYPLPRITGFTGVVNNLEGVRVQNRGLELTLTTKNINSDKFTWASDFNITVPKNILKAYPDLASSSYATKYAIGQSLNRIFATEFLGVDPATGLYTVNDVNGDKIANVLDYIVQGNTDPKFYGGLNNNFSYGRFSASFFLQFTRQLGKDWRASQAFNLPGGMLNFPTLALDRWQAPGQQADVQKYTTLPGSLTGLSGTYAYISSGGSYTDASYVRLKNVYLAYDLPINWLSTIHINSCRLYFQAQNVFVITGYKGADPETQSYTRMAPLRTFTAGLQISL, from the coding sequence ATGACCAAAAAAAGCGTTCCGGCGGCCACCGGAACACTGTGTATGCAGCAGAACTGCACCGGTTCAAATTTTTCAGGCTTCAACTATTTTACAGAGAATCAACTTTCAAACCTAAACCAATTCAAATGTATGGATTTTTATACACTTAAAAGACCTGTGCTTTTTATGAAGCTAACCGCCATTTTACTACTGTCCTTTATCCTGCAGGGCTCGGCATCGACCTTTGCCCAAAGGATCAGCATCACTGCAAGAAACGTCCCAGTAAGTGATATTTTTAAAATGATCACCAAACAGAGCGGATATGATTTTATATACAATGATTATGATTTAAAACCGGGCAAAAAGATCAGTATCCGGCTGCAACAGGCCAACATCAACAGCGCTATGGACTTATGCCTGAAGGATCAGAATCTAACCTATCTCATCAGGGACAAAACAATTATCATCAAAAAAAAGGAAAAAAGTCTTTTCGAGACCTTATCGGGTTTTTTCTCACTTGATGTGACCCTCAGCGGAACGGTTTTGAGCGAGGAAGGTTCCGGCCTCCCAAATGTGAATATCCGGATTAAGGGCGGGAGAGTTATTACCGTCAGCAACGCAGCCGGTGATTTCAGTATTGCCGTTCCTGAAGGGACCGTTCTGGAATTCGCATCCATTGGTTATAAAACCCAGGAGTTAGTCATTCGGAAAAATGCCAGTAAATTTATTGTGCGTCTTGCCCAGGATGTTTCCAAACTGGACGAAGTGGCTGTTCAGGCATATGGAAAAGGTTCTCAGCGGCTGGCCACGAGCAATATTTCAAAAATATCCGGTGAGGAACTCAATAAGCAGCCTGTCAACAATATTTTTCAGGCAGTAGAAGGGCGCATACCGGGAATGGTAGTGAGCCAGAATACCGGGGTACCCGGAGCAAGGCTGAGCATTCAGATTCGCGGGCGTGCGAACTTTGATTCCTCGCTGAGTTCAGACCAGCCCTTGTTTATCATAGACGGGGTGCCCGTGGCCGCCGGTAATGATAAGGTAAATGTAAATGTTGGACCCTTCGGAGCCGCGACAAGTGATGGACTGAGTGCATTTGCCGGATTAAATGCGGCAGATATCGAGAGTATCGATGTCCTTAAAGACGCGGACGCTACGGCGATTTATGGAAGCAGAGGCGCAAATGGCGTTATTCTTATTACCACCAAAAAAGGCAGGCCCGGCAAACTGAAAATCAGTGCAACGGTATATTCAGGGGTAAGCAATGTTTCCAGCCTACCAAAAATGATGAATACCCAGCAGTATCTGGAAATGCGTAATGAGGCTTTTGCCAATGACAACATTGTAAAAACCAATGCCAATGCCTATGATGTACTGCTCTGGGACAACAACAGATATACCGATTTTGCAGAGCTTCTGGTAGGAAATTCAGCGAAAACCAATGATGCGCAGGTTACCTTTTCAGGCGGGGACAAAAATACCCAGTACCGTCTTGGCGGTGGATACCATAAGGACGGGACAGTATGGCCTGGAGAGAAAAGCAGCGACAGGGCATCTGTGAGCTTTAACCTCCACAGCGCCACCGAGAATCAAAAATTCAGCATCGATTTTTCCGGGCTTTACTCCATCACCAACAGTGACCTGGTGGGCGGCGATCTTGCCGGAGCGGTAACCCTTCCGCCCAACTTCAGGCTTTATGATGCAAAGGGCAACCTGGCATGGAACGAAGGAGGATATGACGGAAAGGATAATCCGCTTTCACAGCTAAACCTTATTTACCGCTCGAATATGAACAGCATAAATGCCAATACGGTGCTGAACTATAAAATCACCAGGGATCTGACCATCCGAAGCAGTTTTGGCTACAACTCTACCATCACGGATGATAAAAGACTGATGCCCCTTTCGTCTCAGAACCCGAACAAACCCAATCTTGGTGGACTGTCTTTATTGGGCAATTCAGTGTTCCGGAACTGGATTGCAGAACCGCAGGCAGAATATACCAAAAAAATCAGCAAGGGAACTTTGAATGTACTTCTTGGGGCGACCTATAATAGCCGCAACACCTCCTCGCTACAGGGAAGAGGAACGGGTTACACGAGCGATGACTTGCTGGAATCGCTCGGTGCTGCCCAGACGGTAACGATTACCAATACCGCTTCAACCTATAAATATCAGGCATTTTTCGGTAGAATCAACTACAACTGGGATCAAAAATACATTATTAACCTGACCGGCAGACGGGATGGATCTAGCAGGTTCGGACCCGAATCGCGTTTCTCGAGCTTCGGTGCGGGCGGTGCGGCATGGATATTCAGCAGCGAGGATTATTTTAAGAACAGCCGGGTACTGAGTTATGGTAAACTGCGGGCAAGCTACGGGGTTACAGGGAATGATCAGATTGGCGAATACGCTTATTTGGACAGCTATACGAACGGACCTACCTATGGCGATTCAACAACGCTCGCACCCGGAAAGCTGTATAACCCTAAACTGCACTGGGAAAGAAATATCAAGGCAGAGCTTGGGCTGGAACTGGGCTTTTTAAAAGACAGGATCCTGTTTACCGCCTCAGTCTATCAAAATGTTTCCTCGGATCCACTGGTCACCTACCCTTTGCCCAGAATCACCGGATTCACCGGAGTGGTGAACAACCTGGAAGGGGTCAGGGTACAGAACCGCGGCCTGGAGCTTACCCTAACCACAAAAAACATTAACAGCGATAAATTTACCTGGGCAAGCGACTTTAATATCACCGTGCCCAAGAATATTCTGAAAGCCTATCCGGATCTGGCCTCTTCATCCTATGCAACCAAATATGCGATTGGCCAGTCATTGAACAGGATTTTCGCTACAGAATTTCTCGGTGTGGACCCGGCAACCGGACTTTACACGGTCAATGATGTGAACGGAGATAAGATTGCCAATGTACTGGATTATATAGTACAGGGAAATACCGACCCAAAATTTTACGGGGGACTGAACAACAATTTTTCTTACGGGCGTTTCAGCGCCAGTTTCTTTCTGCAGTTTACCCGTCAGCTGGGTAAGGACTGGAGGGCATCGCAGGCGTTCAATCTGCCGGGGGGGATGCTGAACTTCCCGACCCTGGCGCTTGACCGGTGGCAGGCGCCAGGACAACAGGCCGATGTTCAGAAATATACTACCCTTCCAGGGTCGCTCACCGGCCTGAGCGGCACCTATGCTTACATTTCCAGTGGCGGATCCTATACGGATGCTTCCTATGTGAGGCTAAAAAACGTGTATTTGGCCTATGATCTTCCGATAAACTGGTTAAGCACCATCCATATCAACTCCTGCAGGCTTTATTTCCAGGCACAGAATGTATTTGTGATCACAGGCTATAAGGGTGCTGATCCCGAGACACAGAGCTACACCAGGATGGCGCCGCTTCGCACCTTTACAGCAGGCCTACAAATATCACTTTAA
- a CDS encoding FecR family protein: MQYEKARILLDKFERGTLSQTETVILESWYLDWPVEGHDDLSQSEISSELKILRSSVPDLVHTKRLRLFPRLVAAASVLIAVAAGVYYLAAQRSSPELVISTKNIRPGFNQAILTLANGKKIPLKSAQAGSLSIQGNAVIKKAGDGTLIYDLRPGAPQGEGGYNTIRTPRGGQYKIILSDGTSVWLNADSYLRFPSSFTGSERRVELSGEAYFEVAKNRQKPFIVTGKSQTVEVLGTHFDVSTYPGETISRTTLVEGSIKINGKVTLKPGEQSRVRGKEIEVIAVDPANAVAWKDGKFRFENENIKDIMREVSRWYDVEVSYQGEITHQEFSGSVSRFDEIAKVLDLLQSTNTVHFKAEGRRIIVMP, translated from the coding sequence ATGCAGTACGAAAAAGCCAGAATACTACTTGATAAATTTGAAAGAGGAACACTTTCCCAGACGGAGACCGTTATTCTGGAAAGCTGGTATCTGGACTGGCCCGTTGAAGGCCATGATGACCTTTCGCAATCAGAGATTTCATCCGAACTTAAAATACTCAGGTCCTCGGTTCCGGATCTCGTGCACACGAAACGTTTACGTCTTTTCCCCCGTTTGGTTGCCGCTGCATCGGTATTAATTGCAGTCGCAGCCGGAGTTTATTACCTTGCTGCCCAACGGTCTTCCCCTGAACTGGTCATTAGCACTAAAAACATACGCCCGGGATTCAATCAGGCCATTCTCACGCTCGCAAACGGGAAAAAGATCCCCTTAAAAAGCGCCCAGGCAGGCAGCCTGTCCATACAGGGCAATGCGGTAATTAAAAAAGCAGGGGACGGAACCCTTATCTATGACCTGCGCCCCGGAGCCCCGCAAGGGGAAGGCGGTTATAATACCATCCGCACGCCAAGGGGCGGCCAGTATAAAATCATCCTTTCCGACGGAACCTCGGTCTGGCTCAATGCCGATTCTTACCTGCGTTTTCCCAGTAGTTTTACGGGGAGCGAAAGAAGGGTTGAGCTGAGCGGTGAGGCCTATTTTGAGGTGGCCAAAAACCGCCAGAAACCCTTTATCGTTACCGGCAAATCACAGACAGTGGAAGTACTGGGTACCCATTTTGATGTCAGCACTTATCCCGGCGAAACTATTTCCAGAACAACACTCGTTGAGGGAAGCATAAAAATAAACGGGAAGGTTACCCTGAAACCTGGCGAACAGTCCAGGGTGCGGGGAAAGGAGATAGAGGTCATTGCCGTTGATCCTGCCAATGCTGTAGCCTGGAAAGATGGTAAGTTCCGTTTTGAGAATGAAAATATCAAAGATATTATGCGCGAAGTCTCCAGATGGTATGATGTGGAGGTATCCTATCAGGGAGAGATCACCCATCAGGAGTTTTCAGGCAGTGTTTCCCGTTTTGATGAAATCGCAAAAGTACTTGACCTGTTACAGTCAACCAATACCGTACACTTTAAAGCGGAAGGAAGGAGGATCATCGTAATGCCTTAA
- a CDS encoding RNA polymerase sigma factor gives MSTYRELTDVSLLDLLRKGDRLAYTQVYDRYERLLFMHAYSRLQKKEESRDIVQDIFIVLWNNREKLEITGSFRAYLFTAVRNRIFTLIAKEKLQSEYLSSLENYIKSWNDDTDHNIRYAQLTDIIDQEIARLPNKMREVFELSRHEEMSHREIAEKLEISEQTVKKQVQNALKILKNRLGSAFPLLFL, from the coding sequence ATGTCGACCTACCGCGAACTTACTGATGTCAGTCTTCTCGATCTTCTAAGAAAAGGCGACCGCCTTGCCTATACGCAGGTTTATGACCGTTACGAACGCCTGCTCTTTATGCATGCCTATTCGCGGTTACAAAAAAAGGAGGAGTCAAGGGACATCGTTCAGGATATTTTTATCGTCCTTTGGAACAACAGGGAGAAACTTGAGATTACCGGCAGTTTCAGGGCTTATCTTTTTACAGCAGTTAGAAACCGGATTTTTACCCTTATAGCCAAAGAAAAACTTCAGTCCGAATACCTATCCTCACTGGAAAATTATATCAAGAGCTGGAATGATGATACCGACCATAATATTCGCTATGCGCAGCTGACGGACATTATAGACCAGGAAATCGCCCGGCTGCCAAATAAGATGCGGGAAGTTTTCGAGCTTAGCAGACATGAGGAAATGAGCCACCGTGAAATTGCGGAAAAACTTGAAATTTCTGAGCAGACGGTAAAAAAACAGGTTCAAAACGCATTAAAGATTCTAAAAAACAGGCTGGGTTCTGCCTTTCCTTTACTTTTTCTGTAA
- a CDS encoding nuclear transport factor 2 family protein yields MSLTNKAILKEANEAISAGDHEKFLSFCGDDSVWTFVGDQTLHGKEAIRQYIKSAYLEPPRFNIDQVISEGDLVTAIGKISLKQQDGSWVDYQYCDLWRFREDRMSELTAFVI; encoded by the coding sequence ATGAGTTTGACCAATAAGGCAATACTGAAAGAGGCCAACGAGGCCATCAGTGCGGGTGACCATGAAAAATTTTTATCCTTCTGCGGGGATGATTCTGTGTGGACCTTCGTAGGCGATCAGACCTTGCACGGCAAGGAGGCTATCCGCCAATATATCAAAAGCGCCTACCTGGAACCCCCGCGATTCAATATCGATCAGGTTATATCAGAAGGAGACTTGGTTACCGCGATAGGAAAGATCAGCCTTAAACAGCAGGACGGCAGCTGGGTGGATTACCAGTATTGCGACCTCTGGCGGTTCCGGGAAGATAGAATGTCTGAACTGACAGCCTTTGTTATTTAA
- a CDS encoding helix-turn-helix domain-containing protein produces the protein MAEIVELQNFYARIDLPATYADNGGGHFNIFRINDLKLTGKKRSTYSRRTFYKITLINGHSKIHYAEEDIEINGYALVFSSPSIQYHWQMISEVQRGYMCIFTEQFFSRFANIAGSAVFQSAAGGVIKLTEKQAISFERLLEKIFDELSGNYRYKYELLRCLLMEVVHEGQKMLPMCDEMLYGSNAAERIASLFTGLMEREYPIELTYQVVRLTSPFAFAQQLNIHVNHLNKALKAATGQTTSQLISQRILQEAKVLLKKTNWSIAEIACSLGFGEASHFSAFFKSLSGIRAKDYRALNRD, from the coding sequence ATGGCAGAAATTGTTGAATTGCAAAATTTTTACGCACGTATTGATCTACCTGCCACATATGCTGACAATGGGGGCGGTCATTTTAACATTTTCAGGATAAATGACCTTAAATTGACCGGGAAAAAACGGTCGACTTATAGCCGGCGGACCTTTTACAAGATAACCCTTATCAACGGGCACAGCAAAATCCACTACGCCGAGGAGGATATAGAGATCAACGGTTATGCCCTTGTGTTTTCCAGTCCTTCCATTCAGTATCACTGGCAAATGATCAGCGAAGTTCAGCGTGGCTATATGTGCATATTTACAGAACAGTTTTTTAGCCGTTTCGCAAATATCGCAGGCTCTGCTGTTTTTCAGTCTGCCGCCGGTGGCGTAATTAAGCTTACAGAAAAGCAGGCGATCAGCTTCGAACGTTTATTGGAAAAGATCTTTGATGAACTCAGCGGAAATTACAGATACAAATATGAACTGCTGAGGTGCCTGCTCATGGAAGTTGTCCATGAGGGGCAAAAAATGCTTCCCATGTGCGATGAAATGCTTTATGGTTCCAATGCCGCCGAAAGAATTGCCTCTCTGTTCACCGGGTTAATGGAACGGGAATATCCCATCGAGCTCACCTATCAGGTTGTGAGGCTGACCTCCCCATTCGCTTTTGCACAGCAGCTGAACATCCACGTAAATCATTTAAATAAAGCGCTTAAGGCGGCAACTGGCCAGACGACCTCGCAGCTGATCAGCCAACGGATTTTGCAGGAAGCCAAGGTGCTGCTCAAAAAAACCAACTGGTCGATTGCCGAGATAGCCTGCAGCCTGGGCTTTGGAGAAGCCAGCCATTTCTCCGCCTTCTTCAAAAGTCTGAGCGGGATCAGGGCAAAGGATTACCGTGCGCTAAATAGGGATTGA
- a CDS encoding HipA domain-containing protein, which produces MQARISIVKTVRPKLRTETSMHCSGLFLNERAIATLKEKNYCVEDRLLDGDAPKQFIRVYTYTPDSGIHRKSPKTWIPYIAKTAEKWYPHESVVEFMINRIGQVLALNMNEVELFWINGQIRFLSRYFLKSSETLTHGAEICGEYLNDMDLAAEIANEKKTSRELFTFQFIEKAIVAKFDGQTKTLMTEIVKMIVYDGLVGNNDRHFYNWGVITNTKKLNTQPRFAPIYDSARGLLWNSSDEWIRNNLGAMSRGGKKVERYINDACPRISIEDNSEIDHFGLIGYLKNYSSEYDVIIKEMSSPENEERILEMLKKEFFPFFIVERCKLIEYIVKERFKKIRGL; this is translated from the coding sequence TTGCAGGCAAGAATATCTATCGTGAAAACCGTTCGTCCAAAACTTCGTACCGAAACATCCATGCACTGTTCGGGCCTTTTTCTTAACGAACGGGCTATTGCAACTTTAAAAGAAAAAAACTATTGTGTGGAGGATCGCCTGCTCGATGGAGATGCGCCAAAACAGTTTATCAGGGTTTATACCTATACCCCTGATAGCGGAATTCACCGCAAAAGTCCAAAAACCTGGATTCCATATATTGCCAAGACTGCAGAAAAATGGTATCCCCATGAATCGGTGGTTGAATTTATGATCAACAGAATCGGTCAGGTATTGGCACTTAATATGAACGAAGTTGAACTGTTCTGGATTAATGGACAGATTCGTTTTTTAAGCCGGTATTTTTTGAAGAGCAGCGAAACGCTTACCCACGGTGCAGAAATTTGCGGCGAATATCTGAACGATATGGATCTCGCTGCAGAAATTGCCAATGAAAAGAAAACTTCACGCGAACTCTTTACTTTTCAGTTTATTGAAAAGGCGATTGTGGCCAAGTTTGATGGACAAACTAAAACACTGATGACCGAGATTGTCAAAATGATTGTTTATGACGGGCTGGTTGGTAATAATGACAGACACTTTTATAACTGGGGGGTCATAACAAACACAAAAAAGCTGAATACCCAGCCTCGCTTTGCGCCAATTTATGATTCGGCAAGGGGTTTGCTATGGAATAGCAGTGATGAGTGGATCAGGAACAATCTTGGGGCGATGAGCCGGGGCGGAAAAAAGGTGGAACGTTACATCAATGACGCCTGTCCGAGAATAAGTATTGAGGACAACAGTGAAATTGATCACTTCGGATTAATCGGATATCTTAAAAACTATAGTAGCGAATATGACGTTATCATAAAAGAAATGTCTTCGCCGGAAAACGAAGAACGCATCCTGGAAATGTTAAAAAAAGAATTTTTTCCTTTTTTTATCGTAGAAAGGTGTAAATTAATAGAGTATATTGTTAAAGAAAGATTTAAAAAAATAAGGGGGCTATGA
- a CDS encoding HipA N-terminal domain-containing protein, whose protein sequence is MIKYFKRLFSKSEELHPEMEVHLPKDENATFELKVDKLVIGTLQCENGEWKFKYTDDFKKHRNEYNHIAGFSNLDKTYINDTLWPFFQTRIPGLKQPAVKEILKKEHINESNELELLKRFGKKTISNPYELELV, encoded by the coding sequence ATGATAAAATATTTTAAACGTCTTTTTTCAAAATCAGAAGAACTTCATCCGGAGATGGAGGTTCATTTACCGAAAGATGAAAATGCAACATTTGAACTTAAGGTAGATAAATTGGTTATTGGAACGCTCCAATGTGAGAATGGAGAATGGAAATTTAAATATACCGATGATTTTAAAAAGCATCGCAATGAATACAACCACATTGCCGGATTTTCAAACCTGGATAAGACTTATATAAACGATACCTTGTGGCCGTTTTTCCAGACCAGGATTCCAGGGCTGAAACAACCTGCGGTTAAGGAAATATTGAAAAAAGAACACATAAACGAATCTAATGAACTCGAGCTGTTGAAACGGTTTGGAAAAAAAACCATTTCAAATCCGTATGAGTTGGAACTGGTTTAA
- a CDS encoding oxidoreductase — protein sequence MWTKKDIPDLTGKTAIVTGANTGLGYETALALFEAGAKVILACRTIEKSAQTLQRLSLMPGKGAVETGQLDLSSLRSVKQFCTIFLQQHGKLDILINNAGVANLPESKTSEGYELQFGVNFLGHFALTGYLYPLLKVTSGSRVVTLSSMGYEAGSLDFENLRSEKDYDPLREYRQSKLANLLFSLELDRKILAKKDRVLSIAAQPGANNTDLMRHSTAEEIAMGKKRIGDFMEPAQGALSSLYAAVSDEARGGNLYQPDQGFSGYPALAVLKEKALDRIAAARLWQLAEGVTGIQYP from the coding sequence ATGTGGACAAAAAAAGATATTCCGGATTTAACCGGTAAAACGGCTATCGTTACAGGGGCGAATACGGGTCTTGGTTATGAAACGGCGCTGGCCTTATTTGAGGCTGGTGCAAAAGTAATCCTGGCCTGCAGAACTATCGAAAAATCAGCGCAAACCCTTCAGAGGTTATCTTTGATGCCGGGAAAGGGAGCAGTTGAAACCGGGCAGCTTGATTTATCAAGTTTGAGGTCGGTTAAACAGTTCTGCACGATATTTTTACAGCAGCACGGGAAACTGGATATTCTTATCAATAATGCCGGTGTCGCCAACTTACCTGAATCCAAAACCTCCGAAGGCTATGAACTCCAGTTCGGCGTGAATTTTTTGGGACATTTTGCCCTTACAGGCTACCTTTATCCCTTACTAAAGGTTACCTCCGGTTCACGGGTTGTTACCTTAAGCAGCATGGGTTATGAAGCCGGAAGCCTGGATTTTGAGAACCTTAGATCCGAAAAAGATTATGACCCGCTGCGTGAATACCGTCAAAGCAAACTGGCCAACCTTCTGTTTTCCCTGGAACTGGACAGGAAGATTTTGGCAAAAAAAGATCGGGTATTGTCCATTGCCGCTCAACCGGGAGCCAACAACACGGATTTGATGAGACATTCAACGGCCGAGGAAATTGCAATGGGAAAAAAGCGCATAGGAGATTTTATGGAACCCGCACAAGGTGCTTTGTCTTCCCTGTATGCAGCGGTATCGGATGAAGCTAGAGGTGGAAACCTGTATCAGCCCGATCAGGGATTCAGCGGTTATCCCGCGCTGGCAGTTCTCAAAGAGAAAGCACTGGACCGGATTGCTGCTGCAAGACTTTGGCAGCTTGCCGAGGGTGTCACAGGCATTCAGTATCCCTGA
- a CDS encoding winged helix-turn-helix transcriptional regulator, translating into MERKIPKEIDCGMGMIMDIIGGKWKPCLLYNIWQGHRRPSELQRLNHRASRRVLNQQLSELEEHGIITKTIYPVLPPKVEYFLTALGISLLPVIQLMDKWGSQYLNDPSQHPEVSRAGSVV; encoded by the coding sequence ATGGAAAGAAAGATACCGAAGGAAATAGATTGCGGAATGGGTATGATTATGGATATTATTGGCGGAAAATGGAAACCCTGCCTGCTCTACAATATCTGGCAGGGACACCGGAGGCCGAGCGAACTTCAGCGCTTAAACCACCGGGCAAGCCGCCGGGTGCTCAATCAGCAGCTGAGTGAACTGGAGGAACATGGGATTATAACAAAAACGATTTATCCGGTATTGCCGCCAAAGGTTGAATACTTTCTCACTGCGCTGGGAATCTCGCTTTTGCCGGTCATCCAGCTGATGGATAAATGGGGTTCACAGTACCTGAATGATCCATCACAACATCCGGAAGTTTCCCGGGCGGGGTCAGTGGTATAA
- a CDS encoding MBL fold metallo-hydrolase, with protein sequence MNIYKSISNRLKSAACYKTLAAVIFFIICAQKTIAQQAARFLPQPGSYHMMLGQIEIVAFSDGSIPQELDKLLTNVEPEEVRRLTKQNFQQPTVEASVNAYLVKTGGKSILIDAGTSELYGPSLGHLPANMRAAGYNPEQIDAILITHIHTDHTGGLIQGDKIVFPNATVYVSKAEADYWLNEDSFSKAPAKMKPYFEQARMKMLPYVKAGRVKTFVYGTELFPGIMPVASPGHTPGHSFYQLTSQGQKIMFWGDILHSGAVQFARPEVTIVYDVDPGRAASSRKKAFREAAANGYWIAGDHLSFPGIGHVKAYGNAYQWYPINYTTTGSGQ encoded by the coding sequence ATGAATATTTACAAATCCATATCAAACAGGTTAAAATCTGCGGCTTGCTATAAAACATTAGCAGCCGTCATTTTTTTTATCATATGCGCACAAAAGACAATTGCACAGCAAGCTGCCAGGTTTTTACCCCAGCCTGGCAGTTACCACATGATGCTGGGGCAAATTGAAATCGTCGCCTTTTCCGACGGCAGCATCCCGCAGGAGCTGGACAAGCTGCTCACCAATGTTGAACCGGAGGAAGTCAGAAGGCTCACAAAGCAAAATTTCCAGCAGCCAACGGTCGAAGCTTCGGTAAATGCCTATCTGGTAAAAACCGGCGGCAAGTCGATCCTAATCGATGCTGGTACTTCAGAACTCTATGGCCCATCCCTGGGCCATCTTCCTGCAAATATGCGCGCTGCGGGCTATAATCCGGAACAAATCGACGCCATCCTGATTACCCATATTCATACCGACCATACAGGCGGGTTGATACAGGGCGATAAAATAGTCTTTCCAAATGCGACCGTCTATGTAAGTAAGGCGGAAGCTGATTACTGGCTTAATGAAGATAGCTTTTCAAAGGCCCCTGCCAAAATGAAGCCTTATTTTGAGCAGGCAAGGATGAAAATGCTGCCCTATGTAAAAGCAGGCAGAGTCAAAACCTTTGTGTATGGCACAGAACTGTTTCCCGGCATAATGCCCGTTGCCAGTCCGGGGCACACGCCCGGCCACAGCTTTTATCAGCTCACCAGCCAAGGTCAGAAAATCATGTTCTGGGGGGATATCCTTCATTCAGGTGCAGTCCAGTTCGCAAGGCCCGAGGTTACTATCGTGTACGACGTTGATCCGGGTCGGGCAGCCAGCTCGCGCAAGAAAGCATTTCGGGAAGCAGCCGCAAACGGTTATTGGATCGCCGGCGATCACCTATCCTTTCCCGGTATCGGCCATGTAAAAGCATACGGTAATGCTTACCAATGGTATCCCATCAATTACACCACTACCGGTAGCGGTCAATAA